In Meiothermus ruber DSM 1279, the following proteins share a genomic window:
- a CDS encoding GNAT family N-acetyltransferase: MSFSIRPFTPADYPEMARVRNLIWPDNPVLAETLKASDERRKPGLILRRLVAEKNGEVVGWASFFHMEWIYHPQKFGVGVSVHPTHQNQGIGTALYERMMQELQPHDPIKLLASTRADKPEALRFAEKRGFREEFRTWESKLELAKFDPAQWAKAVEKVLAQGYEVRSFAELASDPEREHKMYELDKEGSHDVPLPPGESFTFPDMERYWENVRSNPDFRPELWFLAVKDGEYAGVSMLFHRPADNDLNTGFTTVKRAHRHKGVALALKVAALTHAKNLGKTAVRTENAQTNRSMLGINEALGFEKMPAWIDLVKVLREEN; encoded by the coding sequence ATGAGCTTTTCGATTCGACCCTTTACGCCCGCCGACTACCCCGAAATGGCCCGGGTACGCAACCTCATCTGGCCCGACAACCCCGTGCTAGCCGAGACCCTCAAGGCCAGCGACGAGCGCAGGAAACCCGGCCTGATCCTGCGCCGCCTGGTGGCCGAGAAAAACGGGGAGGTGGTGGGCTGGGCGTCGTTCTTTCACATGGAGTGGATCTATCACCCGCAGAAGTTCGGGGTGGGAGTCTCGGTGCATCCCACGCACCAGAACCAGGGCATCGGCACTGCCCTCTACGAGCGCATGATGCAAGAACTGCAACCCCACGACCCCATCAAGTTGCTGGCCTCCACCCGCGCCGACAAACCCGAGGCCCTGCGTTTTGCAGAAAAACGGGGCTTTCGCGAGGAGTTCCGGACCTGGGAATCGAAGCTCGAGCTGGCCAAGTTCGACCCCGCGCAGTGGGCCAAGGCCGTGGAAAAGGTGCTGGCTCAGGGCTACGAGGTCAGGAGCTTTGCCGAGCTGGCCTCCGACCCGGAGCGGGAGCACAAGATGTACGAGCTGGACAAGGAGGGCAGCCACGACGTACCGCTGCCACCCGGCGAGAGCTTCACCTTTCCTGACATGGAACGCTACTGGGAGAACGTCCGTTCCAACCCAGACTTCCGCCCTGAGCTGTGGTTCCTGGCGGTGAAGGACGGCGAGTACGCAGGCGTCTCGATGCTCTTCCACCGCCCCGCCGACAACGACCTGAATACCGGCTTCACCACAGTAAAGCGGGCGCACCGGCACAAGGGCGTCGCGCTGGCGCTCAAGGTCGCAGCGCTGACCCACGCCAAAAATCTGGGTAAAACCGCAGTCCGCACCGAGAACGCCCAGACCAACCGCTCGATGCTCGGTATTAACGAAGCCCTGGGCTTCGAGAAAATGCCCGCGTGGATTGATTTGGTAAAGGTTCTGCGCGAGGAAAACTAG
- a CDS encoding GNAT family N-acetyltransferase, whose product MKPNLTIRPFEEHDYPAIAEVLKAAWPDEAHSVAGLREGDRHAPEIKWGRFVAEQDGQVVGVAHYTQFEGMYHPQKFAVWVTVHPRFRSQGIGKALYRQAMEALKPHDPISILSTTREDQPQAMAWLKKLGYVEKMRYWESRLDVRNFDLASWAGKIEAVEAAGFQLRSLKELEADPQHRQKLYDLWLEVRQDVPRPGELSEVRFEDYCKWIFESQYYLPEGHFVAVDPHTGQYAALSTLWKTDGDYLQTGLTGTRRAYRRKGLALALKLKAIQFAQTMGIREIRTGNESNNRAMLAINEALGFVKQPIWTDYVLALGEETSSPAEQELS is encoded by the coding sequence ATGAAACCCAATCTTACGATCCGACCCTTTGAAGAACACGATTACCCGGCCATCGCTGAGGTACTGAAGGCGGCCTGGCCCGACGAGGCCCATAGCGTAGCCGGGCTGCGCGAGGGCGACCGCCACGCCCCGGAAATTAAGTGGGGGCGCTTTGTGGCCGAGCAGGATGGGCAGGTGGTGGGGGTGGCCCATTACACCCAGTTTGAAGGCATGTACCACCCCCAAAAGTTTGCGGTCTGGGTCACGGTACACCCGAGGTTTCGCAGCCAGGGAATCGGGAAAGCGCTGTACCGGCAGGCGATGGAGGCCCTAAAGCCCCACGACCCCATCTCGATTCTGAGCACCACCCGCGAAGACCAGCCCCAGGCCATGGCCTGGCTCAAAAAGCTGGGCTACGTGGAGAAGATGAGGTATTGGGAGTCGCGCCTTGATGTGCGGAACTTCGACCTCGCTTCCTGGGCCGGCAAAATCGAGGCAGTGGAGGCCGCCGGTTTCCAGCTCAGAAGCCTGAAGGAGCTGGAGGCCGACCCCCAGCACCGGCAGAAACTCTACGACCTCTGGCTCGAGGTTCGCCAGGATGTCCCCCGCCCTGGGGAGTTGAGCGAGGTGCGCTTCGAGGACTACTGCAAATGGATTTTCGAGAGCCAGTACTACCTGCCCGAGGGCCATTTCGTGGCCGTAGACCCCCACACCGGGCAGTACGCGGCCCTGAGCACCCTCTGGAAAACCGACGGCGACTATCTGCAAACCGGCCTCACCGGCACCCGCCGGGCCTACCGCCGTAAGGGCCTGGCCCTGGCCCTCAAGCTCAAAGCCATCCAGTTCGCTCAGACCATGGGCATCCGGGAGATCCGCACCGGCAACGAGTCGAACAACCGGGCCATGCTTGCCATCAACGAGGCCCTGGGCTTTGTGAAGCAGCCCATCTGGACGGACTATGTGCTGGCGCTTGGGGAAGAGACCTCGAGCCCCGCTGAACAGGAGTTATCATGA
- a CDS encoding GNAT family N-acetyltransferase, with protein MQVRPFLFSAADYQTYAAVRQAAHPESPPDLAGLQHLDRTRTQGDVLARFVVEVAGEAVGVLEYATPYYDPRPGVLEVQYYLHPHHQALEGPLWQFLQGRIAPHQPHALQTTVREDWPQYRFLTAQGFVEVERRWDSVLDLAHFDPSPLARPLPPGLTIQPLSALPWQEEAFQRDLYALEIELLGDVPTAEPITPWPFEVWQERSLKGPNLLPEGFFVALEGTHLVGLTMLFKSHRPQTLQTGLTGVRRSHRRRGLALALKLRAAEFARVYGARYIRTSNHQINRPMLAINEALGFVKEPARVLLRLSPVPLKPGQPAFGGSSDPQP; from the coding sequence ATGCAGGTTCGGCCTTTTTTGTTTTCGGCGGCCGATTATCAGACCTACGCAGCGGTGCGGCAGGCCGCCCACCCCGAAAGTCCGCCCGACCTGGCCGGGCTGCAGCACCTCGACCGCACTCGAACCCAGGGCGATGTGCTGGCGCGCTTTGTGGTTGAAGTGGCGGGAGAAGCCGTAGGGGTGCTGGAGTACGCCACCCCCTACTACGACCCCAGGCCGGGGGTGCTCGAGGTGCAGTACTACCTGCACCCCCACCACCAGGCCCTGGAAGGGCCCTTGTGGCAGTTTTTGCAGGGGCGCATCGCCCCACACCAGCCGCATGCGCTGCAGACCACGGTGCGGGAAGACTGGCCCCAGTACCGCTTTCTAACCGCCCAGGGCTTTGTCGAGGTGGAGCGCCGCTGGGACTCAGTGCTCGACCTGGCCCACTTCGACCCCAGCCCCCTGGCCCGCCCCCTGCCGCCCGGCCTCACCATCCAGCCCCTGAGCGCCCTGCCCTGGCAAGAGGAAGCCTTTCAGCGTGACCTGTATGCACTGGAAATCGAGTTGCTGGGAGATGTGCCCACCGCCGAGCCCATCACCCCCTGGCCCTTCGAGGTCTGGCAGGAGCGCAGCCTCAAAGGCCCCAACCTGCTGCCCGAGGGGTTCTTCGTGGCCCTCGAGGGTACGCATCTGGTGGGGCTGACCATGCTTTTCAAGTCCCACCGCCCCCAGACCCTGCAAACCGGCCTCACCGGGGTGCGCAGAAGCCACCGCCGGCGGGGCCTGGCGCTGGCCCTCAAGCTGCGGGCAGCGGAATTCGCCCGGGTTTATGGGGCCCGGTACATCCGCACCTCCAACCATCAGATCAACCGCCCCATGCTCGCCATCAACGAGGCCCTGGGCTTTGTGAAGGAGCCGGCCAGGGTGCTGCTGCGCCTCAGCCCCGTACCCCTAAAACCTGGCCAGCCTGCTTTTGGCGGGTCTTCTGACCCGCAGCCCTAG
- a CDS encoding GAF domain-containing protein, which translates to MLLGAVGLLVWSSAWFPGLYFGLLALQVGLLLASLDQPPRWGRTWRGLLLLGGLGLGVDFLLRALGLPLPSRAGHLVALGLGVLLGGGVVRWLYPRLAPKGPVRALAVVLPLLALTNSGLLFLATQERLDRLVLGFLLQVISAGPLLAFYLEALQHQRRSASIESVYAALLDTVAALPHRSEAELWSRLLASAVQVVPGAQAGSIRLRQGADFVFVAQQGFDEGVLGLRSSAHEAMAWHGDPLQWRRGQPRIANHADLQRIWATQAANCRLYERLNRASHQRIQQIRSTLCVPIPLGDEVMAEINLDAFHDRAFDHRSIEVARQYAQQVRALLAVHRQQSELEARVRELEVIEALSGALRGLKGTSEITRRLHSSAAAARSRW; encoded by the coding sequence ATGCTTCTTGGGGCAGTGGGCCTGCTGGTCTGGTCGAGCGCCTGGTTTCCGGGGCTTTACTTCGGTCTTTTGGCCCTGCAGGTGGGGCTGCTGCTGGCATCGCTGGATCAGCCGCCGCGCTGGGGCAGAACCTGGCGGGGCCTGCTTTTGTTGGGCGGGCTGGGCCTGGGTGTTGATTTTTTGCTGCGCGCGCTGGGCCTCCCGCTGCCATCCAGGGCCGGCCATCTGGTGGCCCTGGGGCTGGGGGTGCTGCTGGGCGGGGGGGTGGTGCGCTGGCTTTACCCAAGGCTGGCCCCCAAGGGCCCGGTTCGGGCCCTGGCCGTGGTGCTACCGCTGCTGGCGCTAACCAACAGCGGGCTGCTTTTTCTGGCGACCCAGGAGAGGCTGGACAGGCTGGTGCTGGGGTTTTTGCTACAGGTTATATCGGCCGGGCCCCTGCTGGCTTTTTACCTCGAGGCGCTGCAACACCAGCGGCGCAGCGCCTCGATTGAGTCGGTGTACGCGGCCCTGCTCGATACCGTGGCGGCGCTGCCCCACCGCTCGGAGGCAGAGCTATGGTCGCGGCTCCTGGCCTCGGCCGTGCAGGTGGTGCCCGGTGCCCAGGCCGGTAGCATCCGCCTGCGGCAGGGGGCCGATTTCGTCTTTGTGGCGCAGCAAGGCTTCGACGAAGGTGTTTTGGGGCTGCGCAGCAGCGCCCACGAAGCAATGGCCTGGCATGGAGACCCTTTACAGTGGCGCCGGGGGCAGCCCCGCATTGCCAACCACGCCGATTTGCAGCGAATCTGGGCCACCCAGGCGGCCAATTGCCGGCTTTATGAACGCCTGAACCGGGCCAGCCACCAGCGCATCCAGCAGATCCGCTCGACTCTCTGTGTGCCCATACCGTTGGGCGATGAGGTGATGGCGGAGATCAACCTCGACGCCTTTCACGACCGGGCCTTCGATCACCGATCGATCGAGGTGGCCCGGCAGTACGCCCAGCAGGTTCGGGCGCTTTTGGCCGTGCATCGCCAGCAAAGCGAGCTCGAGGCCCGGGTACGCGAGCTCGAGGTCATCGAAGCCCTGAGCGGGGCCTTGCGGGGACTCAAAGGCACCAGCGAGATCACCAGGCGGCTGCATAGCAGCGCTGCTGCTGCTAGATCCCGATGGTGA
- a CDS encoding HD domain-containing phosphohydrolase has product MFLEIKDTLVPRGWGLGWAAIETRAPIWLDQAHLDQRAYGQFRHPPEAYSEIVIPLLNSQGQPLGVLISARNGERAYLERDVRLLQIIGNIAANTLERVRANESLEAEIAEKTALLELSQMLGGNDAALLPAAMEKIRQMGHADAIALGVQEPDGYHLRWLTGHLGAEAKEFLQKPLPLEHPLVNLIPIEKAFRVGDTAAHPLLKPYARVGIRGLYLRTVVHEPELKVVLALMRLEPSPGWGPAEDRLLEGAAQILGALLLRLERTRQLETAYEGALRAIGLALEARDRETAGHTDRVAALVEQLGRALGLSEAELRDLRWGAYLHDVGKLALSDAILLKPDKLTPEEFCTMRTHTHLGDDLVRNLPFVPLAARQIVRHHHERWDGRGYPDGLAGEDIPLAARIFAVCDVFDALCSHRPYKTALSPEQAAQELWRSAQSGHLDQNLVKVFLETQGLEAATSQAAD; this is encoded by the coding sequence ATGTTCCTGGAGATCAAGGACACCCTGGTGCCCAGGGGATGGGGCCTGGGCTGGGCGGCCATCGAGACCCGCGCGCCCATCTGGCTGGATCAGGCCCACCTCGATCAGCGGGCCTACGGACAGTTCAGGCACCCCCCAGAGGCTTACTCGGAGATTGTAATCCCCCTGCTCAACTCCCAGGGCCAGCCCCTGGGGGTGCTGATCTCCGCGCGCAACGGCGAGCGGGCTTACCTCGAGCGTGACGTGCGCCTGCTGCAAATCATCGGCAACATCGCAGCCAACACCCTGGAGCGCGTGCGGGCCAACGAGAGCCTCGAGGCCGAAATCGCCGAAAAAACCGCCCTGCTCGAACTCTCACAGATGCTGGGGGGCAACGATGCGGCCTTGTTGCCTGCGGCGATGGAGAAAATTCGCCAGATGGGTCACGCCGACGCGATCGCCTTGGGGGTGCAGGAGCCGGATGGATACCACCTGCGCTGGCTGACGGGCCATCTGGGGGCCGAGGCCAAGGAGTTTTTGCAGAAGCCCCTGCCCCTCGAGCACCCTTTGGTCAACCTAATCCCGATAGAAAAGGCATTTCGGGTTGGCGATACCGCCGCACACCCTTTGCTGAAGCCGTATGCCAGGGTGGGTATACGCGGCCTGTACCTGCGCACGGTGGTTCATGAACCCGAGCTGAAGGTGGTCCTGGCCCTGATGCGGCTGGAGCCCAGCCCGGGCTGGGGCCCGGCGGAGGATCGGCTGCTGGAGGGGGCTGCCCAGATTTTGGGGGCCTTGCTCCTGCGCCTGGAGCGCACCCGGCAGCTCGAGACCGCCTACGAAGGGGCTTTGCGAGCCATCGGCCTGGCCCTGGAGGCGCGGGATCGCGAGACCGCCGGGCACACCGACCGGGTTGCGGCCCTGGTCGAGCAGCTAGGCCGGGCGCTGGGCCTGAGTGAGGCCGAGCTGCGCGACCTGCGCTGGGGGGCCTACCTGCACGATGTGGGCAAGCTTGCTCTCTCCGATGCCATCCTGCTCAAGCCCGATAAGCTAACCCCTGAGGAGTTTTGCACCATGCGAACCCATACCCATCTGGGGGACGACCTGGTGCGCAACCTGCCCTTTGTACCCCTGGCGGCGCGCCAGATTGTGCGGCACCACCACGAGCGCTGGGACGGGCGGGGCTACCCCGATGGCCTGGCCGGGGAAGATATCCCCTTGGCAGCCCGCATTTTTGCTGTCTGCGATGTTTTCGACGCCCTTTGCTCCCACCGGCCTTACAAAACCGCCCTATCGCCGGAGCAAGCCGCCCAGGAGCTTTGGCGCAGCGCCCAGAGCGGGCACCTCGACCAAAATTTGGTGAAGGTATTCCTCGAAACACAGGGCCTCGAGGCTGCCACCTCGCAGGCTGCCGACTGA
- a CDS encoding SDR family NAD(P)-dependent oxidoreductase encodes MVEFSRDLLGLEQRIVMVTGAGRGFGRSIARSYARNGATVITVDPDVEMATAIASEVEQLGAPAIPIRGDMSVVLDVINTFEKIEELFGMLDGIVHVTSAESKTPFVELLEAEWYDLLNADVKSSLYVLQQGLRYLSGGGFVTLVLPPLQREQPHVAAIRGAVTGLIEGATRVFPTNVRVNGVIPSRDPVGEEHDRSLVRVAVALGSMVSEGVRGQLLEVLLPDPPHQPEIYDLLRELP; translated from the coding sequence ATGGTCGAATTTTCACGAGATTTACTAGGCTTGGAGCAGCGCATCGTCATGGTCACCGGAGCGGGGCGGGGCTTTGGGCGTTCAATTGCCCGTTCTTACGCCCGCAATGGGGCCACGGTTATCACGGTAGACCCCGACGTGGAGATGGCGACCGCCATCGCCTCCGAGGTTGAGCAGCTTGGCGCCCCGGCCATTCCCATCCGGGGGGATATGTCGGTGGTGCTGGATGTGATCAACACCTTCGAGAAAATCGAGGAGCTCTTTGGGATGCTGGATGGGATAGTCCACGTGACCAGCGCTGAGAGCAAAACCCCCTTTGTAGAGCTGCTGGAGGCCGAGTGGTACGATCTGCTCAACGCCGATGTAAAGTCGAGCCTGTACGTGTTGCAGCAGGGCCTGCGCTACTTGAGCGGGGGGGGGTTCGTCACCCTGGTACTCCCCCCCCTGCAGCGCGAACAGCCCCACGTGGCCGCCATTCGCGGTGCGGTGACCGGCCTGATTGAAGGGGCCACCCGGGTCTTCCCCACCAACGTGCGGGTCAACGGGGTCATCCCCAGCCGCGACCCGGTGGGTGAGGAGCACGACCGATCCCTGGTGCGGGTGGCTGTTGCGCTGGGCTCGATGGTTTCAGAAGGGGTGCGGGGCCAGCTCCTGGAGGTTCTGCTGCCCGATCCCCCCCACCAACCAGAGATCTACGATCTGCTGAGGGAGCTGCCATGA
- the nrdR gene encoding transcriptional regulator NrdR, translating to MNCPFCGNPDSRVLDSRPSDEGSVIRRRRECPVCKRRFTTYERAQVEPLLVIKRSGRKETFDPNKLLRGLSLAARKRPIDPEVLQEFAFGFEDTVKEMEITSEEIGLRSLAFLKELDPVAYIRFASVYREFDSLENFIEEVRKLDRKPGKGKKAQKAEEETPDLADEAKLGTV from the coding sequence ATGAACTGTCCTTTTTGTGGGAACCCCGATAGCCGCGTGCTGGACTCGCGTCCTTCCGACGAGGGCTCGGTGATTCGCCGCCGCCGGGAGTGCCCGGTCTGCAAGCGCCGCTTCACCACCTATGAGCGGGCCCAGGTGGAGCCGCTGCTGGTCATCAAGCGCTCGGGGCGTAAAGAGACCTTCGACCCCAACAAACTTTTGCGCGGCCTGAGCCTGGCCGCCCGTAAACGGCCCATCGATCCGGAGGTGTTGCAGGAGTTTGCCTTCGGCTTCGAAGATACCGTCAAGGAGATGGAAATTACCTCCGAGGAGATCGGGCTGCGTTCGCTGGCCTTCCTGAAGGAGCTCGATCCGGTGGCCTACATTCGTTTCGCCTCGGTTTACCGCGAGTTTGACAGCCTGGAGAACTTTATTGAAGAGGTGCGCAAGCTGGATCGCAAGCCAGGCAAGGGTAAAAAAGCCCAGAAGGCAGAAGAAGAAACACCTGACCTGGCCGATGAGGCCAAGCTGGGAACAGTCTGA